GACCACCCATTGCACGTACAGGTCGCCGTCGGCCAGGACGTCCCACACCACCTGCGGGGTCGCCTGGACCAACCGATGCCGAACCGCCACGCGTGCCTCCTGGTTCCGGTCGCCGTCACCGCACGACGCAGCACTGAGTGCCCCGTCCGCGCGCGGCCAACCAGGGCGGAAGGATCCCCACCGCCCTGACATCTCTCAGGTACCGGGCACCGCGAGGCCCGCCTAACGTCGCTGACGGGGGTGGTCGCCGGTCCGGCTCACCGCCGACACAGTCATCGCCGACACAGGAAACGAGGGCTCATGAGCCGCCGATCATCGCTCACCACTCTGCTGGCCGCGGGGGGCGCCGCCGTCGCGCTGGCGCTGTCCGCCGTACCGGCCCAGGCCGCACCGTACTCGGGCGGGAACTACGGCGCCTACGGCATGGAGGGGCAGTATCCGACCGTGTCCAGCTGCGCGGGGACGTTCCGGCAGGTCGGCGCCACCCGGTACGCGGAGGGCATGGCGCTGAAGTACTTCTACTCCTCCCGCTGCGGTTCGTTCGCCCGGATCGAGAACTCCCGGGCCAACTGCGCCGCCGTGCTGGAACGCTCCAACTCGGGCGCCGGGCGTGCCGACGGCTGGGTCTCGGAGACCGTCGATCCGGGCATCGACTACGCCTACTCGAAGATCGGCAACAACCTGAACGGCCGCGTCTCCCGCGCCCTGCTGACCTGCGACGGCCACGTCTGGGCGCAGACCGCCTGGTACTGACCGACACGCCGCCCGCACCGTGCCGGCCACCCCGCCCGGGGTGGCCGGCGCGGCGCCGTCCGGCGCCGGTCCCACGGAAAGGCCCTGCATTGGCATGGACCTGATAAGGCTGGCTGGCTAAGCTCGGAGCAACCCGATGAGAGCGCTCTCAGTACGTGGTTGTTCCACCCCCACCTTGCTGGAACGACGAAGGGCAACTCCCGTGAGACGCAGCAGACTCAGGCACCTCGGCCTGGCCGGCCTCCTCGTACTCGGCAGCCTCACCGCGGTCGGCACCCTGCCGGCCTCGGCGGCCGACGCCCCCTCCCCCTCCACCGAGCAGCCGGCCTCCGCCGGTCTCCTGGACGCCATGCAGCGGGACTTCGGTCTCACCCGGGCCGAGGCCGAGGACCGGCTCGCGGCCGAACGCCGGGCCGGCGACCTCGCGCCCGAGGCACGCCGGGCCGCCGGAAAGGCCTTCGGCGGCTCGTGGTTCGACGCCGCCTCCGGACGGCTGACCGTCGCCGTCACCTCGGACGCGGCGCCGTCCACGGCGGCGGCGGTCCGCGCCACCGGCGCGCAGGTGCGCACCGTCGAGCACAGTGCCAAGGCGCTCGACGCGACCAAGGCACGTGTCGACCGCCTCGACGCGCCCGCCGGAGTGAGCAGTTGGCGTGTCGACACGGCGGCGAACACCGTGGTCGTCGACGTGGTCCGGACCGAGCAGGCCGACAACGATGTCCAGCGCTTCGTGAAGCAGGCCCGCGAGGCCGGCCCGGTCACGGTGCGGACGGTGGCCTCGGCCCCGCAGACCTTCGCGGCGGGCACCGTCGGCGGCGACCCGTACTACACGGGCAACGTCCGCTGCTCCATCGGCTTCTCCGTGCACGGCGGGTTCGTCACCGCCGGGCACTGCGGCGGGACGGGCGCGGGGGTGAGCGGCTGGGACCGGTCGTACATCGGCACGTTCCAGGGCTCGTCGTTCCCCGGCAACGACTACGCCTGGGTCAGCGTGGGCAGCGGCTGGTGGACCGTGCCGGTCGTGCTCGGCTGGGGCACCGTCTCCGACCAGCTGGTGCGCGGCTCCAACGAGGCACCCGTGGGCGCCTCGATCTGCCGCTCCGGCTCCACCACCCACTGGCACTGCGGCACCGTGCTCGCCAAGAACGAGACGGTCAACTACAGCCAGGGCGCGGTGCACCAGATGACCAAGACCAGCGTGTGCGCCGAGGGCGGCGACTCCGGCGGTTCCTTCATCAGCGGCGACCAGGCGCAGGGCGTCACCTCGGGCGGCTGGGGCAACTGCTCCAGCGGCGGCGAGACCTGGTTCCAGCCCGTCAACGAGATCCTGAACCGCTACGGGCTGACGCTGCACACGGCCTGACCCCGTAACAGGTGGGGAGGGCCGCGCCGGGTGTCCGGCGCGGTCCTTCCCGGACCACCGTCCCGGCGCGGGGCGGCGGTCGGAAGGGTCAGAAGCCGCCGGGGCCCGGCTCCGGCGACTCGGGCCCCGTCGCCGCGCCGAGCCGTCGGTAGGCGGCCCGCGCGTGCGCCACGCGGGCCAGCGCCGTGCCGACGAGGGCGGCGCCGAGCAGGCAGGCGAGCCACAGCGCGTCCCGCCGGCCGGTCCACGTCAGGACGCCGGCCGGCGGGATCGCGAAACCGTTGAGGGAGAGCCAGCACAGCACGGCCGTCCCGGGAGCGGCGGTGAAGCGGGCGCAGAGCCCGAGCAGCGCCGCCAGCAGGGAGAGCACGAGGAGGGCGAGTCCGGGACGGCCCGAACCCACCGTGCCGTTGAGGAGTGCCACCAGGGTGAGGGCGCCGCCGAAGGCTCCCGCCCACACCAGGGGAGCGGCGACCGGCCGGGGAACGGGTCTCGCACCGCTGGCCAGGGGCACCCACTCGATCATGCTGACGGCTCCTTCCGGTCCCGGACGGCTCCGACCACGGCGTCGGACACCGGCCCTGTGGGCAGATTGTCCCACCGCAGCGAAGGGTGCCGGGCGG
The Streptomyces sp. NBC_01723 genome window above contains:
- a CDS encoding S1 family peptidase, coding for MRRSRLRHLGLAGLLVLGSLTAVGTLPASAADAPSPSTEQPASAGLLDAMQRDFGLTRAEAEDRLAAERRAGDLAPEARRAAGKAFGGSWFDAASGRLTVAVTSDAAPSTAAAVRATGAQVRTVEHSAKALDATKARVDRLDAPAGVSSWRVDTAANTVVVDVVRTEQADNDVQRFVKQAREAGPVTVRTVASAPQTFAAGTVGGDPYYTGNVRCSIGFSVHGGFVTAGHCGGTGAGVSGWDRSYIGTFQGSSFPGNDYAWVSVGSGWWTVPVVLGWGTVSDQLVRGSNEAPVGASICRSGSTTHWHCGTVLAKNETVNYSQGAVHQMTKTSVCAEGGDSGGSFISGDQAQGVTSGGWGNCSSGGETWFQPVNEILNRYGLTLHTA